From the Hevea brasiliensis isolate MT/VB/25A 57/8 chromosome 13, ASM3005281v1, whole genome shotgun sequence genome, the window TCAATGGTGAGTTTCGGGCCTAGGCTTATCAGTTCGTGCCCTCTATTACCActattgattttttttaagaGAGAAGTTGAAATTAAGTTAACTTAATTTGAATTAGCTAAAATAACTTAAATTCAAAATCCATTCAATTCCACTTATTTTTCACCTATACTTTTAACTTATTGTCTTATTTTCTACAAAAACGTGTTAGACTAATGCATATTATCTTTTAACAAAAATCTTGACTGGAAGTCAACCCAATCAATTTTAGAAGTATGCTTACTTCATTCTTCTACGCATAATATTTATTgtgtataaataaaataattttatataggaATTATTAGCTCTTAAAAAAAATGAATGGTATAGGTTATtcacaaatttcataattttataacaaAGGACTAAAGTatatattatgaaaaattttgatttttttttactaaCACTTGAATTTATAATGAAAAATCAATAATTTGGTGCTATTTTAAATATTAGGTAGTTGATAAAACGATatatttaatcaaaataattcACGAAGTCAACAAATCTTTCCTTAATCATAAATCAACATAGTATTATCATAACTAAAAGAAATTGATTATTTTTGAGATAgaagtaaaagaaaagaaaagaaaataaaaagaataaataaaattataaatggaaaattttatttgctttattgttttatgaaataataattttatgttgtataaaaaaagataaaataaacttatttttctttaaaaaaaaagttttaagaGTAGTACGAGTGTTATCATTTTAGGGTCAGGCAGAGTTTATAGACTATTAAAAATATCGCTCACCTATAAGAAATTTTAATAGCAATCAATAAAATTTGAACTCGAGGTAGAGTACATTAAAGGTTAAATTCTTAATCGCTCAACCCATCCTTCACAAACAAGATAAACTTTTGTTTTTACCTATAAGGCAGTATAAGTTTTCATACAAATTAGTGAGTAATTGACAAAgtaatttttaaaaaagaaaaaaaaaatcatttttcagTTTTACAAATAAATCATAATCCAAATATCactaagacaaaaaaaaaaaaaaacattttaccaatttttctaatttttgtaaaaatgttatcaaaaattaaaactttaatctcatatattaattaaataatagatATTAGACATTAGATTAGTAACACAACAATCATTAAATAAATGGTATATTTTAcagttattttatttaaaataaaataaaattactataaggtgatttaataaaattttataatttatttataaaataaattttttataaaataatcaattataaaaaatttattaacacAGCCATTCAGATAACCATCTTCAACATATCCCCCCAGGGACTCAATCCGGGTCCTTTCATTAACACAGCAAGGCCTATGGTCCTTTGACATTTCTATAGCTGTTCCACGTCGTGACAATACAGCCCGGCAGTCACCAGCATTTGCCACAAGCAAAGACCTGTCCAAGATAAAGGCAGATAATCAGGAAAATATGGTAATACTTTGCAGGCTTTACTATTGTTTCACTTTCCCAAACTCATCAAGCTATACAATCACCAATAACTTCCATATTATCACCTTTTGTTTCTCCCATGTATTTTCTTCATTTGTGCACCTACAGCTCATCTTGTAACAAACCACACCTTCAGACAGCCATTATTACCTCTTAACTTTCAGGACTGTTATTTAGGTTGGGATGGACCAGAAAGTCCCATTCGAAATAGCAAAAAAGGTATGGAATGAGCTGCAAATTCCTAAAACAACCAAGGAAATGTGATGGCTAATCAACAGTAAAGGATGGAATGTACTTACCTCCCAAATATCATTGCAGTGATTGCAGTTGTGCCAGAAGAGAGGGAAGACTCAAGGGAGCAAGTCTCCGCAAAAGCTGTATCAGTCTCAATGAATGACCTTGCGACCACTTTCTCAAGTTCTAATGCGAAATCTGCATCCTCAACAATAACTCTTGGCAAATGATCCCGGACAAAATGTGCTGCACTCTTTCCCCCATGCCCATCAAATACCTGTTGTTTCAAagcaataaatattacaaattgtAAAACTAAAAATGAAAAATCCTTATTATTATTCCCTGTATGTGCATATTATGTTTTCTGAATATTTTATGCAATGTAATTACAGCAAGTCTATTCTGGTTAAGTACTGTTTGGGTCACAAGCTTCAAGTAATTGCATACTATTTTTCCTTTGAATTTTATGGGTTGGGGAAAGCCCAGATCACAATTGCTTATGCTAAGGGGTAGGTATCCAAACACTGGCTACAAGCAACAACTTCAAGTAAAGCCATGTTCCTACGAAGTTAATCTGTCTTGAAAGTTCATTAATTAGAAAGGTGCAAGACCAATATTCCTAAAACGTTGCCGCCCTAGAATTAATTGGTGGAGAAATTAGGAATCTTGCCATTAATTTAGAAGTAATCCACTTGTGAAAATGAAATTCTTGTGCAATACATAAATTTTTATTAGCTATCATAAAGCACAGAAATAAGATTATAGGCAGAAGACTTACACCATAGAAAGAAACAGATTCCTCCCTAAGTAAATTGTAACCAAATTTCTTTGCCAAGTCACTAATGCAAATGTGTGTATCCTCCATATAAAGCCGACCACCAATGTCAGACCATTCTCCTGACCGAAGGACAGGAATAAAATTTGTTGCAAGATTCTGTTTCCTCTCCAGAGTCACTCGATCCTCACAGATGCTTTCTAGCTGAATGGCCACAAAGGTCTGAAATTAATTAAGACAAAGGACATAAATAACTCAGAAAGTAATCTAAAGTCACAGATAGACTAGAACTTCCCATATACAAGAATCACATATGTAAATATTGATTTAATAACAAGCATTTCCCACGAGTAAGAATCAATGCTAAAAGTGTGTATTTGGCCATCATATTAGGAAGGCACATGCTTTTCTAAAGCCACAGTGAGGAGATAATTTATAAAGACTAAAGAATCAAGTAAGACAATATGCATAGCATGGCACCAGTTCCCCCGGGCTCACATAATGAAAAAGCAAGTGCTTTATGATTATAACAATAAAGACCTTCACATCTAAGAGAACTGGATACTAGAAAATTCTCCATTACCTAATCCACATTTTGCCTTAACCCTACATGTATCATATTTAAAGTCATATTAATTAGGATCCTAAGATAGGAGAGTTATATCAGGCAAACACACTATGTGAAACCTCAACTAATTTTCACAATATATTTGAGAGTTATTACCAAGATAATGTTTCAGAAATAAGTTTTGTCTGGCAACCAATTTCCACCCAAATATTCTATCCTTGTTCATTTGGCTTTCTTTGGTGAAATTCATAGTCTCCAAGCCAAACATAACTCAAAATCCAGGAAGCAACAAATAAGATATTTGAAAGGAATGATTAGAAAACGGATCATGTCAATAACTATACTATTATTACAGTAATGGAAAAATTGAGACTACCACTACTGGaagatggaattccactttcttaAGAACaccattttttattttcctttagtGATGTAAAAGAATAGCAACAATGATTTTTCAACATTCCTGAATTCCAAAAGGAATTGAAGTATACAGGTGTCAGTGTCACTGTCACCGAAGTAAGCACGTTTGATTTAATTGGCTATAGGTTCATCATTACATTTCTGATAATCAAAAGCATATAAAATATAGGATCAATGATTAAGAATCAACAGGATGCCTATGGATACAAAGTTTCAAAAGATGTGATAAAGACAAAAAGAAGGTAACACCAGGAAACCTTATCAAGGTTACTGTGATAGCATTCCTGTCGTTTAATTAGTACCAAAAGTCTACACGCTAATTTGTTGACCATACAAAGCAGGCAAAAAGACTTTTCAGCAGTTTCTGAACTTTCCAACCagcaatacaacatatttctaaAGAATTCAATAGCAGAAGGTggagaaaaaaaaagtttttagtTTAAAGAAGGCCAAAATAAACAGACCAATCTTAGGAGTTTTTCtgaacaaaaaaaataaattccaTGACCAAAAAAGAACTAGAAAAGTAGTAGAACTGAACACCAGTGATGGAATTAAAATTGGAATGCATGTCGTTACTATAGAAAGCAATAACTAAAGAAAGAAATTACTAAAGAAAGCATTACTAATCATAAACAAAGAAATACTGAAATGAAAGACAATTCATAGTTGATTGAGACAAAAATCTCGAATTCCTGGGAGAGAGCAATAATTGTATTTACATATGGCCAATATGCTCGCCATAGCCCTACGGATAAAccagaaaaaaaaattcacaatTGCACAAGCAACTAAAGTCAAAACCTTCCACAGCAACATCAACAGAAATAGAGAAAGCAAAGAAATCAGAAATCAACAATAGAAATCATCAATGACTTCAAAAACAAGCATAAATGTTCTCTAATCAAACTGGTCATCAAAAGAAGTTGACATCACCAaacaaaattaagaaaaaaaaaacttgggacATAATGAGAACAGAGAAAGAAGCAAAATTCATACAGGAAAAGAGCTACAGACACTGATCCCATCACTGGAACTAATCAAGGAAGAGTCTTTGTCCCAATTATCCATCTGGGCATGCAAGACCTCACAATGCAAAGGCCAAGACTGCTTCTTGTTGATGTTGGTATTGCCGAGGCTTTCCACTTCTTGGTTAACCTGCTCAGCATCCTCAACACACATGATTATGATGTTGATAAATAATACGAAAGAAAAGGCAAAGGCTTTTAGACTCTTTAACAGCAACTCCTTATTGTTTATGGGAATCCAAAGTGAGGAAACAAGGGGAAAATAGAGGGGGGGAGAGAGAGAATCAGAGAAAAATAGTGACTTGGAGAGAAGATTCTGGGAATATAATGGGGTAGATGGTGTATAGAAGGTGTAGTACAAGAAGAAGAGCCGCTAAATTCCAGATTTTTCTAAAGAAAGCGTGGCTGAAAATCAGTTGGTCGTGTATTATTTATGTTCTgttatttctttgatttttctttttgttattatttTCCTTTGCAAATGTTGCTGGAATATGTCTCCTTTCTTATGTCtagtcttctttttcttttcttttttttttttaaggaattatatatatatattaaagaatTTTAAGGTCTTGTTATGTCTTGTTACATttgcatattattattattattaaaaaaaaccttcaaattaatttaaaaatatgctCTGATCTCCAATATTTCATGATTAAATTTGAATTTCATTTATATAAGtgtaattaaatttgaaattttataaattaattgtgtagccaatttaaagtttttaaa encodes:
- the LOC131168887 gene encoding probable protein phosphatase 2C 27 isoform X3, producing the protein MCVEDAEQVNQEVESLGNTNINKKQSWPLHCEVLHAQMDNWDKDSSLISSSDGISVCSSFPLESICEDRVTLERKQNLATNFIPVLRSGEWSDIGGRLYMEDTHICISDLAKKFGYNLLREESVSFYGVFDGHGGKSAAHFVRDHLPRVIVEDADFALELEKVVARSFIETDTAFAETCSLESSLSSGTTAITAMIFGRSLLVANAGDCRAVLSRRGTAIEMSKDHRPCCVNERTRIESLGGYVEDGYLNGCVNKFFIIDYFIKNLFYK
- the LOC131168887 gene encoding probable protein phosphatase 2C 27 isoform X6, with the protein product MCVEDAEQVNQEVESLGNTNINKKQSWPLHCEVLHAQMDNWDKDSSLISSSDGISVCSSFPTFVAIQLESICEDRVTLERKQNLATNFIPVLRSGEWSDIGGRLYMEDTHICISDLAKKFGYNLLREESVSFYGVFDGHGGKSAAHFVRDHLPRVIVEDADFALELEKVVARSFIETDTAFAETCSLESSLSSGTTAITAMIFGRCGLLQDEL
- the LOC131168887 gene encoding probable protein phosphatase 2C 27 isoform X1: MCVEDAEQVNQEVESLGNTNINKKQSWPLHCEVLHAQMDNWDKDSSLISSSDGISVCSSFPTFVAIQLESICEDRVTLERKQNLATNFIPVLRSGEWSDIGGRLYMEDTHICISDLAKKFGYNLLREESVSFYGVFDGHGGKSAAHFVRDHLPRVIVEDADFALELEKVVARSFIETDTAFAETCSLESSLSSGTTAITAMIFGRSLLVANAGDCRAVLSRRGTAIEMSKDHRPCCVNERTRIESLGGYVEDGYLNGCVNKFFIIDYFIKNLFYK
- the LOC131168887 gene encoding probable protein phosphatase 2C 27 isoform X4 produces the protein MCVEDAEQVNQEVESLGNTNINKKQSWPLHCEVLHAQMDNWDKDSSLISSSDGISLESICEDRVTLERKQNLATNFIPVLRSGEWSDIGGRLYMEDTHICISDLAKKFGYNLLREESVSFYGVFDGHGGKSAAHFVRDHLPRVIVEDADFALELEKVVARSFIETDTAFAETCSLESSLSSGTTAITAMIFGRSLLVANAGDCRAVLSRRGTAIEMSKDHRPCCVNERTRIESLGGYVEDGYLNGCVNKFFIIDYFIKNLFYK